One part of the Olleya sp. YS genome encodes these proteins:
- the proC gene encoding pyrroline-5-carboxylate reductase, with the protein MRIAIIGVGNLGLSIAKGLLVNNMISSLYLTKRHINELEGFKANKKVVITSDNGMAIQNSDIIIFAVQPNHLAAVLRKNKQFITPKHTLISTITGFSIQKIEDVIGNQNSVIRAMPNTAIAVGKSMTCICSNEKAILKLNITRKIFDTLGTTLVIPEKQMQAATVVCASGIAFWMRLIRATTQAAIQLGFDAKEAQQLAMHTCEGASSLLIATGNHPEQEIDKVTTPMGCTIEGLNEMEHQGLSSSLIRGMIASFEKIEGIKQVLN; encoded by the coding sequence ATGAGAATTGCTATAATTGGTGTTGGAAATTTAGGATTATCCATTGCAAAAGGGTTATTGGTTAATAATATGATTTCATCATTATATTTAACTAAACGCCATATTAACGAATTAGAAGGTTTTAAAGCAAATAAAAAAGTAGTGATTACTAGTGATAACGGAATGGCAATCCAGAATTCTGATATTATAATTTTTGCAGTTCAGCCCAATCACTTAGCAGCAGTACTTAGAAAAAACAAACAATTTATAACTCCAAAACACACACTAATTTCTACAATTACAGGGTTTTCGATTCAGAAAATTGAGGACGTTATCGGAAATCAAAATTCAGTAATTCGGGCGATGCCAAATACAGCAATAGCTGTTGGTAAATCTATGACATGTATCTGTAGTAATGAAAAAGCTATATTAAAGCTAAACATAACCAGAAAAATATTTGATACCTTAGGTACAACACTAGTTATTCCAGAAAAACAAATGCAAGCTGCAACTGTAGTTTGCGCAAGCGGAATTGCCTTTTGGATGCGATTGATAAGAGCAACAACACAAGCTGCGATACAATTAGGTTTTGATGCCAAAGAAGCACAGCAATTAGCTATGCACACATGTGAAGGTGCTTCAAGTTTATTAATTGCAACAGGTAATCATCCAGAACAAGAAATAGATAAGGTAACCACACCAATGGGTTGTACTATTGAAGGTTTAAACGAAATGGAACACCAAGGATTAAGTTCTTCATTAATTAGAGGAATGATAGCGTCTTTTGAGAAGATTGAAGGGATAAAGCAGGTCTTAAACTAA
- the dusB gene encoding tRNA dihydrouridine synthase DusB: MVKIGNIELPDFPLLLAPMEDVSDPPFRALCKEQGADVVYTEFVSSEGLIRNAAKSVMKLDIYEKERPVGIQIFGANMDSMLQTIDIVAESKPDIIDINFGCPVKKVVSKGAGAGILKDVCLMEKLTAEMVKRTDIPVTVKTRLGWDHDSIRIVEVAERLQDVGIKSIAIHGRTRAQMYKGEADWKPIAAVKNNPRMHIPVFGNGDVDTPEKAMLMRDEYGLDGAMIGRATIGNPWFFKQVKHFFETGEHYRPITMQERVEAARRHLQMSIDWKGEILGVFETRRHYTNYFKGIPHFKEHRMKMVTSDASVDVFAAFDEVLEKFGDFQFTE, encoded by the coding sequence GTGGTAAAAATTGGTAACATAGAACTTCCAGATTTCCCATTGTTGTTAGCACCAATGGAAGATGTTAGTGACCCTCCTTTTCGCGCATTGTGTAAAGAGCAAGGTGCTGATGTGGTTTATACCGAGTTTGTGTCTAGTGAAGGCCTAATCCGTAACGCTGCTAAAAGCGTGATGAAGCTTGATATTTACGAAAAAGAACGACCTGTAGGAATCCAAATTTTTGGAGCTAATATGGATAGTATGTTACAAACCATAGATATTGTAGCAGAGTCTAAGCCAGATATTATCGATATCAATTTTGGGTGTCCAGTAAAAAAAGTAGTAAGCAAAGGCGCAGGTGCAGGCATCTTAAAGGATGTGTGTTTAATGGAAAAATTGACTGCCGAAATGGTTAAACGTACAGACATACCTGTGACTGTAAAAACCAGATTAGGTTGGGATCATGATTCAATTAGAATTGTTGAGGTGGCTGAACGTTTACAAGACGTAGGTATTAAATCTATTGCCATACATGGTCGTACTAGAGCACAAATGTATAAAGGTGAAGCCGATTGGAAGCCAATTGCTGCTGTAAAAAACAACCCAAGAATGCATATTCCTGTATTTGGAAATGGAGATGTAGATACCCCAGAAAAAGCTATGTTAATGCGTGACGAATATGGTTTAGATGGCGCTATGATTGGTCGTGCAACCATTGGTAATCCTTGGTTTTTTAAGCAAGTCAAACACTTTTTTGAAACAGGTGAGCATTACAGACCAATTACCATGCAAGAGCGAGTAGAAGCTGCTAGAAGGCACTTACAAATGTCCATAGACTGGAAAGGCGAAATTCTTGGTGTGTTTGAAACCAGAAGACACTATACCAACTACTTTAAGGGTATTCCTCATTTTAAAGAACACCGAATGAAAATGGTCACTAGTGATGCGTCAGTAGATGTTTTTGCTGCTTTTGATGAGGTACTAGAAAAGTTTGGCGATTTTCAGTTTACAGAGTAA
- the ilvD gene encoding dihydroxy-acid dehydratase: MSPLNKHSRRLTQDQSQPASQAMLYAVGLTDEDMQKAQVGIASTGYDGNPCNMHLNGLAGEVKIECKIAGLVGLGFNTIGVSDGISMGTSGMNYSLASRDIIADSIETVMNAQSYDALISVVGCDKNMPGAVIAMLRLNRPSIMMYGGTIASGNYKGKKLNIVSAFEALGQKVAGEIDEAEYREIIKRAIPGAGACGGMYTANTMASAIECMGFALPYNSSIPAENPNKLSEAERTALAIKNLLELDLKPLDIISKKSLENAIAIVNALGGSTNAVLHFLAIAHAADIDFTLEDFQRVSDRTPLIADLKPSGKYLMEDVHSVGGTPAIMKYLLDNGYLHGDCLTVTGKTLAENLADVKPMEFEDQDVIYPKDKALKTSGNIQIIYGNLATEGAVAKISGNEGLLFEGKAVVYDGEQAANTGISNGEVEKGDVVVIRYVGPKGGPGMPEMLKPTSLIMGAGLGKSVALITDGRFSGGTHGFVVGHITPEAQSGGTIALIKTGDKIRISAEDNSINVLLSEEELAERQAKWQAPPLKHNKGILYKYAKSVASASKGCVTDL; the protein is encoded by the coding sequence ATGAGTCCATTAAACAAACACAGTCGCAGACTAACACAAGACCAATCCCAACCAGCATCACAAGCCATGCTTTATGCAGTAGGCTTAACAGATGAAGACATGCAGAAAGCTCAAGTAGGTATTGCAAGCACAGGTTACGATGGTAACCCTTGTAACATGCACTTAAATGGGTTGGCTGGCGAAGTTAAAATAGAATGTAAAATAGCAGGTTTAGTAGGTTTAGGGTTTAATACTATTGGTGTTTCCGATGGAATTTCGATGGGAACTTCTGGTATGAATTATTCTCTAGCATCCAGAGATATTATTGCAGATTCTATTGAAACTGTAATGAATGCACAAAGTTATGACGCTTTAATTTCTGTAGTGGGTTGTGACAAAAATATGCCAGGAGCAGTCATCGCAATGTTGCGTTTAAATCGTCCATCAATTATGATGTATGGAGGGACAATCGCATCAGGAAACTATAAAGGAAAAAAATTAAATATCGTATCCGCTTTTGAAGCTTTAGGACAAAAAGTTGCTGGAGAAATTGATGAAGCAGAATACAGAGAAATCATTAAACGTGCCATTCCAGGAGCTGGAGCATGTGGTGGTATGTACACTGCAAATACTATGGCTTCTGCAATAGAATGTATGGGTTTTGCATTACCTTATAATTCATCTATTCCAGCTGAAAATCCTAATAAATTATCAGAAGCAGAACGCACAGCATTAGCAATTAAAAACTTATTAGAGCTAGATTTAAAACCGCTAGATATTATTTCTAAAAAGTCTTTAGAAAATGCAATCGCAATTGTTAATGCATTAGGTGGTTCAACCAATGCGGTTTTACACTTTTTAGCAATTGCACATGCAGCAGATATAGACTTTACTTTAGAAGATTTTCAACGTGTAAGTGACAGAACGCCTTTAATAGCAGATTTAAAACCTTCTGGTAAATATTTAATGGAAGATGTTCATAGTGTTGGTGGTACACCAGCAATTATGAAATATTTATTAGATAATGGCTATTTGCATGGTGATTGTTTAACCGTTACAGGAAAGACTTTAGCAGAAAATTTAGCAGATGTAAAACCTATGGAATTTGAAGACCAAGATGTTATTTACCCTAAAGATAAAGCATTAAAAACCTCTGGAAACATTCAAATTATCTACGGAAACTTAGCAACAGAAGGCGCAGTAGCAAAAATATCAGGAAATGAAGGATTACTATTTGAAGGCAAAGCAGTGGTTTATGATGGTGAGCAAGCAGCCAATACAGGTATTTCTAATGGCGAAGTAGAAAAAGGAGATGTCGTTGTCATTAGATATGTTGGACCAAAAGGAGGTCCAGGTATGCCAGAAATGCTAAAACCAACCTCATTAATTATGGGAGCAGGTTTAGGTAAATCAGTTGCATTAATTACAGACGGTCGGTTTTCTGGAGGAACTCACGGATTTGTAGTGGGTCACATCACACCAGAAGCACAATCAGGCGGAACTATAGCTTTAATAAAAACAGGAGATAAAATCAGAATCAGTGCAGAGGACAACTCCATTAATGTTTTACTTTCTGAAGAAGAACTTGCAGAACGACAAGCAAAATGGCAAGCACCACCATTAAAACACAACAAAGGAATTTTATACAAATACGCAAAATCTGTAGCATCAGCATCAAAAGGATGTGTTACTGATTTATAA
- a CDS encoding FtsX-like permease family protein, whose amino-acid sequence MNFPLYIAKRYIRSKSSNNAINFITIIAIVGIILGAASLFIVLSGFAGLRDFTLEFSSIIDPDLKAETTIGKSFILDKNQEKQLLNIEGVANFSKIIEERVIASSDGNNHPAYIKGVDQNYNKITAIDSVIPYGNWLYPDTPQIVVGWGISNRLSVFINDYGKTVTLSVPKPGKGQISSQSQALNQVNTVNVGIYDINEELNNKYIFTSIETARALLNYELNQVTNLEFKLAVNADEDQVKEDIKSILGDTIIVKNKDQLNDAIYKMLNTENLAVYLIFTLVLIIALFNVIGSIVMMILDKKKTLNTLFNIGATVKDIRNIFFYQGVLMTFIGGFVGLIVGYIIIQLQSSFGLIMITPSLPYPVAIHFKNFVIVMVTISILGVIASKIAASRISRDLVKTS is encoded by the coding sequence TTGAACTTTCCGTTATACATAGCAAAACGTTACATACGCAGTAAAAGCAGTAATAATGCTATTAACTTTATTACTATCATTGCTATTGTAGGCATTATTTTAGGAGCAGCTTCTTTGTTTATTGTGCTCTCTGGTTTTGCAGGTTTACGGGATTTTACCTTAGAATTTTCTAGTATTATTGATCCTGATTTAAAAGCCGAAACTACCATTGGAAAATCATTTATTTTAGATAAAAATCAAGAAAAACAATTACTAAATATTGAAGGTGTTGCTAATTTTTCAAAAATAATTGAAGAACGTGTTATAGCCTCTTCAGATGGTAATAATCATCCAGCATACATTAAAGGTGTTGACCAAAATTATAATAAGATAACAGCAATAGATTCTGTGATACCCTATGGAAACTGGTTATATCCAGACACACCACAGATTGTGGTAGGCTGGGGAATCTCTAACCGATTGTCTGTATTTATTAATGATTATGGTAAAACAGTGACACTATCTGTGCCTAAACCTGGAAAAGGTCAGATTAGTTCTCAAAGCCAAGCATTAAATCAAGTAAATACCGTTAATGTTGGTATTTATGACATAAACGAGGAACTGAATAATAAATACATTTTTACATCCATTGAAACTGCTAGAGCATTACTAAATTACGAACTTAACCAAGTGACAAATTTAGAATTTAAACTAGCTGTAAATGCAGACGAAGACCAAGTAAAAGAGGATATTAAATCTATTTTAGGAGATACTATAATTGTAAAAAATAAAGATCAGCTAAACGATGCCATTTATAAGATGTTAAACACTGAAAACCTTGCAGTGTATCTCATCTTTACATTAGTGTTAATCATTGCGCTATTTAATGTTATAGGCTCCATAGTCATGATGATTTTAGATAAAAAGAAAACCTTAAACACCCTTTTTAATATAGGAGCAACGGTTAAAGACATTAGAAATATCTTTTTTTACCAAGGTGTTTTAATGACGTTTATTGGAGGTTTTGTCGGATTAATTGTTGGTTATATTATCATCCAATTACAGTCTAGTTTTGGCTTAATAATGATTACACCAAGCTTGCCTTACCCAGTTGCTATTCATTTTAAAAATTTTGTGATTGTAATGGTTACAATTAGTATTTTGGGTGTTATTGCTTCCAAAATTGCAGCGTCAAGAATTAGTCGTGATTTAGTGAAAACGAGTTAA
- the ilvC gene encoding ketol-acid reductoisomerase — protein MSNYFNTLSLRNQLEQLGKCRFMDASEFEDGVNALKGKKIVIVGCGAQGLNQGLNMRDSGLDISYALRQVAIDEQRESYKNATSNGFTVGTYQELIPAADLVLNLTPDKQHTNVVKAVMPLMKKGATLSYSHGFNIVEEGTQIRKDLTVIMVAPKCPGTEVREEYKRGFGVPTLIAVHPENDPEHKGWAQAKAYAAATGGHRAGVLESSFIAEVKSDLMGEQTILCGLLQTGAILSFDKMVEEGIEPRYAGKLIQFGWETITEALKHGGITNMMDRLSNPAKIKAYQLSEELKDIMRPLFEKHMDDIISGHFSKTMMEDWANDDVNLLKWRAATGETAFEKTALTTDHISEQDYFDHGTLLVAFVKSGVELAYETMVSAGIIEDSAYYESLHELPLIANTIARKKLFEMNRVISDTAEYGCYLFDHACKPLLIDFMKTVKTDIIGKPFSTTNGVDNVELIAVNDAIRNHPIEAVGKRLRAAMTAMKIIKSDVKTEDSVLA, from the coding sequence ATGTCAAATTACTTTAACACATTATCATTAAGAAACCAATTAGAACAATTAGGAAAATGCAGATTTATGGATGCTTCAGAATTTGAAGATGGTGTAAATGCATTAAAAGGAAAAAAAATAGTAATTGTAGGTTGTGGTGCACAAGGTTTAAACCAAGGTTTAAACATGAGAGATTCTGGTTTAGATATTTCTTATGCATTACGTCAAGTTGCAATTGATGAGCAACGCGAGTCTTATAAAAATGCAACAAGCAACGGGTTTACAGTTGGGACTTACCAAGAGTTAATTCCTGCAGCAGATTTGGTATTAAACTTAACACCAGATAAACAACACACCAATGTAGTAAAAGCAGTGATGCCTTTAATGAAAAAAGGCGCAACTCTAAGCTATTCTCACGGATTTAACATCGTGGAAGAAGGTACACAAATCCGTAAAGATTTAACCGTTATTATGGTGGCACCAAAATGTCCTGGTACAGAAGTGCGTGAAGAATACAAGCGTGGTTTTGGTGTGCCAACATTAATTGCAGTACACCCAGAAAACGATCCAGAACATAAAGGTTGGGCACAAGCTAAAGCGTATGCTGCAGCAACAGGTGGTCACAGAGCAGGTGTTTTAGAATCGTCTTTTATTGCTGAGGTAAAATCTGATTTAATGGGAGAGCAAACCATTTTATGTGGTTTGTTACAAACAGGAGCCATCTTATCGTTTGATAAAATGGTAGAAGAAGGTATTGAACCTAGATATGCTGGAAAGTTAATCCAATTTGGTTGGGAAACCATTACAGAAGCTTTAAAGCATGGTGGAATTACAAACATGATGGATCGTTTATCGAATCCAGCAAAAATAAAAGCATACCAATTATCTGAAGAATTAAAAGATATTATGCGTCCTTTATTCGAAAAGCATATGGATGATATCATTTCGGGTCACTTTTCAAAAACTATGATGGAAGATTGGGCAAATGATGATGTAAACTTGTTAAAATGGAGAGCTGCAACTGGCGAAACTGCTTTTGAAAAAACAGCATTAACCACAGATCATATTTCTGAACAGGACTATTTTGATCATGGAACATTGTTAGTAGCTTTTGTGAAATCTGGAGTAGAATTAGCTTACGAAACTATGGTAAGTGCAGGAATTATTGAAGACTCTGCTTATTATGAATCGCTTCACGAATTACCATTAATTGCAAATACCATTGCAAGAAAAAAATTATTTGAAATGAACAGAGTTATCTCTGATACTGCAGAATATGGTTGTTATCTATTTGATCATGCTTGCAAACCATTATTAATAGACTTTATGAAAACGGTTAAAACAGATATTATTGGTAAACCATTTTCAACAACAAACGGAGTAGATAATGTAGAGCTAATTGCTGTAAACGATGCGATTAGAAATCACCCAATCGAAGCAGTTGGAAAACGATTAAGAGCAGCAATGACTGCAATGAAAATTATAAAATCTGATGTAAAAACAGAAGATTCAGTGTTAGCTTAA
- the ilvB gene encoding biosynthetic-type acetolactate synthase large subunit translates to METKTIKQTQKSSQQTERISGSEAIIKCLLAEGVDILYGYPGGAIMPVYDELYKYQDKIHHVLTRHEQGATHSAQGYARISGKVGVAIATSGPGATNLITGIADAQIDSTPMVCITGQVASHLLGSDAFQETDIVGISTPVTKWNCQITKASEIPEVFAKAFYIAKSGRPGPVLIDITKDAQFEEFDFKYEKCTGIRSYKPVPDTDESTLKAAADLINNAKKPLVVWGQGVILGEAEAEFKAVIEKAGLPSAWTILGASAIPSTHPLNVGMVGMHGNYAPNVLTNQCDVLIAIGMRFDDRVTGNLATYAKQAKVIHFEIDPAEVNKNVKADIAILGNSKETLKAILSLLNKNSHSDWHQKFKDLYKIEYDKVIKNDLHPTKEGLTMGEVLKEINTQTKGEAAIVSDVGQHQMIACRYADFNISKSNITSGGLGTMGFALPAAIGAKMAAPEREVVAIIGDGGYQMTIQELGTIFQQKAGVKIVVLNNEFLGMVRQWQQLFFDKRYASTEMINPDFVAIAKGYHIDANTVSKREDLKAAVKEMIDSEGPYFLEVRVEKEDNVFPMIPTGASVSDIRLE, encoded by the coding sequence ATGGAAACAAAAACCATAAAACAAACACAAAAATCTTCACAACAAACAGAACGTATTTCTGGAAGTGAAGCCATCATAAAATGCTTATTAGCAGAAGGTGTTGATATCCTTTATGGATATCCAGGAGGAGCTATTATGCCAGTTTATGACGAATTATATAAGTACCAAGATAAAATCCATCACGTGTTAACTCGTCATGAGCAAGGAGCAACACATTCTGCACAAGGCTATGCTCGTATTTCCGGTAAAGTTGGTGTTGCTATTGCAACCTCAGGTCCAGGAGCAACAAACTTAATAACAGGAATTGCAGATGCACAAATAGATAGTACACCAATGGTGTGTATTACTGGTCAAGTAGCTTCGCATTTATTAGGTAGTGATGCCTTTCAGGAAACAGATATTGTTGGTATTTCTACGCCAGTTACTAAATGGAATTGTCAAATTACAAAAGCTTCAGAAATCCCAGAAGTGTTCGCTAAAGCATTTTACATTGCTAAAAGTGGTCGACCAGGACCTGTGTTAATAGACATTACTAAAGATGCTCAGTTTGAAGAGTTTGATTTTAAGTACGAAAAATGTACAGGAATTAGAAGCTATAAGCCTGTTCCAGACACAGATGAAAGCACATTAAAAGCTGCTGCAGATTTAATTAATAATGCAAAAAAACCATTAGTTGTTTGGGGACAAGGTGTCATTTTAGGCGAAGCCGAAGCCGAATTTAAAGCAGTCATTGAAAAAGCAGGTTTACCGTCTGCTTGGACTATTTTAGGTGCTTCAGCAATACCATCAACTCATCCTTTAAATGTTGGAATGGTTGGTATGCATGGTAATTATGCGCCAAATGTGTTGACTAACCAATGTGATGTGTTAATAGCAATAGGAATGCGTTTTGATGATCGTGTAACAGGTAATTTAGCCACATACGCTAAACAAGCTAAAGTCATCCATTTTGAAATCGATCCAGCAGAAGTAAATAAAAACGTAAAAGCAGACATTGCAATCCTAGGAAACTCTAAAGAAACCTTAAAAGCCATTCTATCATTATTGAATAAAAACTCACATAGCGATTGGCATCAAAAATTCAAGGATTTATATAAAATTGAATACGATAAAGTCATCAAAAATGATTTACACCCAACCAAAGAAGGCTTAACCATGGGTGAGGTTTTAAAAGAAATTAACACACAAACCAAAGGTGAAGCAGCAATTGTAAGTGATGTTGGTCAACACCAAATGATAGCTTGTCGCTATGCCGATTTCAATATAAGCAAAAGTAATATTACCTCAGGTGGATTAGGAACCATGGGATTTGCGTTACCAGCAGCAATTGGTGCAAAAATGGCAGCTCCAGAGCGTGAAGTTGTGGCTATTATAGGAGATGGTGGTTACCAAATGACTATTCAAGAATTAGGTACTATTTTTCAGCAAAAAGCAGGAGTAAAAATCGTTGTTTTAAACAACGAGTTTTTAGGTATGGTTAGGCAGTGGCAACAGCTATTTTTTGATAAACGCTACGCCTCAACCGAAATGATAAATCCAGATTTTGTAGCAATTGCAAAAGGATATCATATCGATGCAAATACAGTATCGAAAAGAGAAGATTTAAAAGCAGCAGTTAAGGAAATGATTGATAGTGAAGGTCCTTATTTTTTAGAAGTGAGAGTAGAAAAAGAAGATAACGTATTTCCTATGATACCAACAGGTGCAAGTGTTTCAGACATAAGATTAGAATAA
- the ilvN gene encoding acetolactate synthase small subunit — protein sequence MEAEKNIYTVSVYTENNIGLLNRISAIFQRRHINIESLNTSASEIEGVSKFTIVVEITEDQMKKIIGQIEKQVEVIKAYFHKDEDTIYQESCIFKMKSDLLFEERQIQNIIKESNARIVTVNRDFFVIEKSGRKEEIELLYRELSVFGILQFTRSGRIAVTKDAMEISKMLLAFNN from the coding sequence ATGGAAGCAGAAAAAAACATATATACCGTTTCAGTTTACACCGAAAATAATATTGGATTATTAAACCGTATTTCGGCAATTTTCCAGCGAAGACATATCAACATTGAAAGTTTAAATACTTCAGCATCAGAAATTGAAGGAGTTTCAAAATTTACAATTGTAGTTGAAATTACTGAAGACCAAATGAAAAAAATTATTGGTCAAATAGAAAAGCAAGTCGAGGTTATAAAGGCGTATTTTCATAAGGATGAAGACACTATTTACCAAGAATCATGCATTTTTAAAATGAAATCTGACTTATTATTTGAAGAACGTCAAATTCAAAATATAATAAAAGAAAGCAATGCAAGGATTGTAACTGTAAATCGTGACTTTTTCGTCATTGAAAAATCAGGGCGTAAAGAAGAAATTGAGCTGTTATATAGAGAATTAAGTGTATTTGGAATCCTGCAATTTACCAGATCTGGTCGTATTGCAGTGACTAAAGACGCAATGGAAATATCAAAAATGCTTTTAGCATTCAACAATTAA
- the mce gene encoding methylmalonyl-CoA epimerase has product MKKIEHIGIAVKDLEASNTLFAKLFGKAHYKTETVKSEGVNTSFFKVGPNKIELLEATKPDSPIAKFIEKKGEGIHHIAFDVANIEKEIKRLKKEGFIVLNETPKKGADNKLVAFLHPKSSNGVLIELCQEIK; this is encoded by the coding sequence ATGAAAAAAATTGAGCATATAGGAATTGCAGTTAAAGATTTAGAAGCTTCAAATACGCTTTTCGCGAAGCTTTTTGGAAAAGCACATTATAAAACCGAAACAGTAAAAAGTGAAGGCGTAAACACTTCTTTTTTTAAAGTAGGACCTAATAAAATAGAATTATTAGAGGCCACAAAACCAGATAGTCCTATCGCTAAGTTTATTGAAAAAAAAGGAGAAGGCATCCACCATATTGCATTTGATGTTGCCAATATTGAAAAAGAAATTAAGCGTTTAAAAAAAGAAGGCTTCATTGTGTTAAACGAAACCCCTAAAAAAGGAGCTGACAATAAGTTAGTAGCTTTTTTACATCCAAAATCGTCTAACGGAGTGTTAATTGAGCTATGTCAAGAGATTAAGTAA
- the rbfA gene encoding 30S ribosome-binding factor RbfA: MEESQRQKKIASVLQRDLVDILQGAATQGGMRGIIISVSKVRVTADLTDAKVYLSIFPNEKAKELLEGIKANKPMIRHELAQRTRNQLRRMPVLEFYVDDSLEHIDNIEKSLKGEDNPIKNPDLLDNRKKG; the protein is encoded by the coding sequence ATGGAAGAAAGTCAAAGACAAAAAAAAATAGCTTCGGTTTTACAACGTGATTTAGTAGATATCCTTCAAGGTGCTGCTACTCAGGGTGGAATGCGAGGTATAATAATATCGGTTTCTAAAGTTAGAGTGACCGCAGATTTAACAGATGCTAAAGTATACTTAAGTATTTTTCCAAACGAAAAAGCTAAAGAACTTTTAGAAGGCATCAAAGCTAACAAGCCAATGATTAGACATGAGTTGGCACAACGCACCAGAAATCAATTACGCAGGATGCCTGTTTTAGAATTTTATGTGGATGATAGCTTAGAACACATTGATAATATCGAAAAATCGCTTAAAGGTGAGGACAACCCAATTAAGAATCCTGATTTACTAGATAACCGAAAAAAGGGATAA
- the ilvA gene encoding threonine ammonia-lyase encodes MEETKTTYRPELRAIEAAAEKLKGIASVTPLTKNVRYSKQFQANIYFKREDLQDVRSYKIRGAYNKISSLTPTQIENEIVCASAGNHAQGFALSCKLLKIKGTIFMPSPTPNQKIDQVKMFGEEYIDVVLVGDTYDDAYEAAIQQCEDLNKTFIHPFNDEKVIEGQATVGLEIIDQLQEHPIHYVFVPVGGGGLAAGLSSVFKLLSPQTKIISVEPKGAPAMLNSIRNNKNITLKSIDNFVDGAAVKRVGDLNFAICKETLHRVVTVDEGKICQAILDLYNKDAIIVEPAGALSLCGLDLFTEEIKGKNVVCVISGSNNDITRTAEIKERALLYSNLKHYFIVKFPQRAGALRDFVVDILGPTDDITHFEYTKKANRDNDVAVVGLELKSPDDLEPLITKMKLHNFYGDYLNDKPDLFQFLV; translated from the coding sequence ATGGAAGAAACCAAAACCACATACAGACCAGAGCTTAGAGCTATAGAAGCTGCAGCAGAAAAGTTAAAAGGAATAGCATCTGTAACACCTTTAACAAAAAATGTAAGGTATTCTAAGCAGTTTCAAGCCAATATTTATTTTAAAAGAGAAGATTTACAAGATGTACGCTCTTATAAAATTCGTGGTGCTTATAATAAAATTTCGTCATTGACTCCAACTCAAATTGAAAACGAAATTGTATGTGCAAGTGCAGGAAATCATGCACAAGGATTTGCATTGTCTTGTAAATTATTAAAAATAAAAGGCACCATTTTCATGCCTTCACCAACGCCAAATCAAAAGATTGATCAGGTAAAAATGTTTGGTGAAGAATATATAGATGTCGTTTTGGTAGGTGATACTTATGATGATGCTTATGAAGCAGCTATACAACAATGTGAGGACTTAAATAAAACATTCATTCATCCTTTTAACGATGAAAAAGTTATTGAAGGACAAGCTACAGTTGGTTTAGAAATTATTGACCAATTACAAGAACATCCAATACATTATGTGTTTGTGCCTGTCGGTGGAGGTGGACTTGCTGCAGGATTATCCTCTGTGTTTAAACTGTTATCACCTCAAACAAAAATAATTAGTGTAGAGCCAAAAGGCGCTCCTGCGATGTTAAATTCTATTAGAAACAATAAAAATATTACATTAAAATCTATAGATAACTTTGTAGATGGAGCAGCTGTTAAACGTGTTGGAGATTTAAACTTTGCCATTTGTAAAGAGACCTTACACCGTGTGGTTACTGTAGATGAAGGCAAAATTTGCCAAGCCATTTTAGATTTATATAATAAAGATGCCATTATTGTAGAGCCTGCAGGTGCTTTAAGTCTTTGTGGATTAGATTTGTTTACTGAAGAAATAAAAGGCAAAAACGTCGTATGTGTGATTAGTGGAAGCAATAACGATATTACACGCACTGCCGAAATTAAAGAACGAGCACTACTATATTCTAATCTAAAACATTATTTTATCGTAAAATTTCCGCAACGTGCTGGAGCTTTAAGAGATTTTGTAGTAGATATTTTAGGTCCAACCGATGATATCACACATTTTGAATACACCAAAAAAGCAAATCGGGACAATGATGTTGCTGTAGTTGGTTTAGAGTTAAAATCTCCAGACGATTTAGAGCCATTAATAACCAAAATGAAACTTCATAATTTTTATGGTGATTATTTAAATGATAAGCCAGATTTATTTCAATTTCTGGTGTAA